A single window of Paenibacillus sp. FSL H8-0537 DNA harbors:
- a CDS encoding DUF2997 domain-containing protein: protein MSSKQIRVRIYPDGKIEADVLGIKGKGCTDYISILEQLLDAETVDSEYTAEYYESEQTITAQKQIHSTKQNNTK, encoded by the coding sequence ATGTCATCCAAACAAATTCGCGTTCGCATTTACCCCGACGGTAAAATCGAGGCAGACGTATTGGGAATCAAGGGAAAGGGATGCACCGACTACATTAGCATTCTTGAACAGCTGCTCGATGCGGAAACGGTAGATTCCGAATATACAGCCGAATATTATGAATCGGAGCAGACGATCACTGCGCAAAAGCAAATCCACTCGACAAAGCAAAATAATACGAAATAA
- a CDS encoding LuxR C-terminal-related transcriptional regulator translates to MIAEPLTERELEVLALLAAGLSNKEIADHLIIALSTVKVHVKNIFAKLKVNRRTKAVAQAKEMKLLS, encoded by the coding sequence ATGATCGCTGAGCCGCTTACGGAACGCGAACTGGAGGTGCTCGCCCTGCTTGCCGCAGGCTTATCCAATAAAGAGATTGCCGATCATCTCATCATCGCCCTGAGCACAGTAAAGGTACATGTGAAAAATATTTTCGCCAAGCTCAAGGTCAACCGGCGTACAAAAGCAGTCGCTCAGGCGAAGGAGATGAAGCTGCTCAGTTAA
- a CDS encoding iron-hydroxamate ABC transporter substrate-binding protein yields the protein MKKLFIPLMLLMAVALSACGGNQAGNAGAAGNASSNSTNTSNSSASAAPSAEAESATFTYQSENGPVEVPTNPQRVVVLTRFLTGNVMALGVPLVGADEMSKANPRFQEQLKDVEAVSEASVEKILELQPDLIIGLSDIKNIDKFKQIAPTVTYTYNKVDFLTQQLEVGKLLNKEKEAHAWVDDFSARTKKAGEQIRAKIGDDTTVSVIETFNKQLYVYGYNFGRGTELLYGDLKLGMPEKVKEGTKTDGYFAVSTEVLNDFMGDYVIFSKDADEDNSFQDTAVYKSVPAVVNNRVYEVDAKSFYFNDPLSLEYQLEFFLQSFLGQ from the coding sequence ATGAAAAAGCTTTTTATACCGCTCATGCTTCTTATGGCGGTTGCACTTAGCGCCTGCGGCGGAAATCAAGCGGGCAATGCCGGGGCTGCCGGAAATGCCAGCAGCAACAGCACCAATACGAGTAATAGCAGTGCGTCAGCTGCCCCTTCTGCAGAGGCGGAGTCCGCCACCTTTACGTATCAATCCGAAAACGGTCCAGTTGAGGTGCCGACAAATCCGCAGCGCGTCGTCGTGCTGACGAGATTTTTGACGGGCAATGTGATGGCTCTGGGCGTGCCTTTGGTTGGTGCGGATGAAATGTCTAAGGCCAACCCGCGGTTTCAAGAACAGCTCAAGGACGTCGAAGCGGTATCCGAAGCAAGCGTAGAAAAAATTCTTGAGCTGCAGCCTGATTTGATTATCGGACTTTCGGATATTAAGAACATTGATAAGTTCAAGCAAATTGCACCTACGGTCACTTATACGTACAACAAGGTCGATTTCTTAACACAGCAGTTGGAAGTTGGGAAGCTGTTGAACAAAGAAAAGGAAGCGCATGCATGGGTCGATGATTTCTCGGCAAGAACGAAAAAAGCCGGCGAGCAGATTAGAGCGAAAATCGGCGACGATACGACGGTATCGGTTATCGAAACGTTCAATAAGCAGCTGTATGTGTATGGCTACAACTTTGGACGCGGCACGGAGCTACTCTATGGTGATCTGAAGCTCGGCATGCCGGAGAAGGTGAAGGAAGGTACGAAAACGGACGGTTATTTCGCCGTGTCGACAGAGGTGTTGAATGACTTTATGGGCGACTATGTCATTTTCAGCAAAGATGCGGATGAAGACAATTCGTTCCAGGATACGGCTGTATACAAAAGCGTCCCTGCTGTGGTCAACAACCGTGTTTATGAGGTGGATGCGAAAAGCTTTTATTTCAACGATCCGCTGAGCTTGGAATATCAGCTGGAATTTTTCCTGCAAAGCTTTCTCGGACAATAA
- a CDS encoding helix-turn-helix domain-containing protein produces MNHVESEWAESHFPLYTAASIHSLYSTSNMPVYKIHENAASLLAIASGKGTLTMNDQTYELTEGSIILLPSQSHAALVTSAMQPLHAYKLVIGTMEQPRSLPTGAIVRKSEVAGGGNSLFIPHAPAIVSQMEELYVHRLPAHEARHMQNQILFHQILLYLLEQQDAKYIASDKPSMERSITYLETHFNEKITREQLAAMAGVSPSHYSTLFKQLNGFSPNEYLSRLRVHRAKELLISGSGTLREIALKVGYHDEFYLSRRFKQQTGAAPSGYSRGSLQHVAVLLHPYASHLMLLGLEPAVTITESSEYVSTANIQPPQTMRFIHAESSPEQVKSVLLDANVELIIAAKQHLQQYGLRPEQLRAIAPVIEISWMDIGWKEHLRLIAQAVQRESVAEQWLETFEQEEREARALVQQSPVASEIVTILVIKPERLLVYGARNVGYVIYQSLGLRPPARIMEEMDKLGEQFHSVPIELTELADYAGDRIVVIVFPDEKGSTLHAQRTFESPYWLDLPAVKQRKVHMLGKDEWVPYNPISIQLQLGRAVALFTGSE; encoded by the coding sequence ATGAATCATGTTGAGTCGGAATGGGCGGAGTCCCATTTTCCACTATATACGGCTGCCAGCATTCATTCGCTGTACAGCACTTCAAATATGCCTGTGTATAAAATACACGAGAACGCAGCCTCGCTTCTGGCGATTGCCAGCGGCAAAGGCACGCTCACAATGAATGATCAGACATATGAGCTGACGGAAGGCAGCATAATATTACTCCCTTCACAGAGCCATGCGGCTTTAGTTACTAGCGCGATGCAGCCGCTGCATGCATATAAGCTGGTAATTGGCACAATGGAGCAGCCGCGCTCTTTGCCTACAGGTGCCATCGTACGAAAAAGCGAGGTGGCTGGAGGCGGAAATAGCCTATTTATTCCTCATGCGCCGGCCATTGTCTCGCAAATGGAGGAGCTGTATGTCCATCGGCTGCCTGCACATGAGGCACGCCATATGCAAAATCAAATTCTTTTTCACCAAATATTGCTCTATCTGCTGGAGCAGCAGGACGCCAAATATATAGCGAGCGATAAACCGTCAATGGAGCGGAGCATCACTTATTTGGAAACCCATTTTAATGAAAAAATAACGCGGGAGCAGCTGGCCGCAATGGCTGGCGTCAGTCCGTCCCATTATTCGACCTTGTTTAAGCAGCTTAACGGCTTTTCTCCTAATGAATATTTGTCGCGGCTGCGAGTTCATCGTGCGAAGGAGCTGCTAATTAGCGGATCGGGCACGCTGCGGGAAATTGCGCTTAAGGTAGGCTACCATGATGAGTTTTATTTGAGCCGACGCTTCAAGCAGCAGACGGGCGCTGCTCCTTCAGGATACAGCCGCGGTTCCTTGCAGCATGTGGCGGTGCTGCTCCATCCCTACGCCAGCCATTTAATGCTGCTTGGGCTGGAGCCTGCTGTTACGATTACGGAAAGCAGCGAATATGTGAGCACCGCAAATATCCAGCCTCCGCAAACGATGCGGTTCATCCATGCCGAGAGCTCGCCTGAACAGGTAAAGTCGGTGCTGCTGGATGCCAATGTTGAGCTGATCATTGCAGCGAAGCAGCATTTGCAGCAGTACGGGTTGAGACCTGAACAGCTGCGGGCGATAGCTCCTGTTATAGAAATTTCGTGGATGGATATCGGGTGGAAGGAGCATTTGCGGCTTATTGCCCAAGCGGTGCAGCGGGAAAGTGTGGCCGAGCAGTGGCTGGAGACGTTTGAGCAGGAGGAGCGGGAAGCGCGTGCTCTCGTTCAGCAAAGCCCTGTCGCGAGCGAGATAGTCACGATATTGGTCATTAAGCCAGAGAGGCTGCTTGTTTATGGCGCACGGAATGTAGGATATGTCATCTATCAATCGCTCGGCCTGCGCCCACCAGCAAGAATAATGGAGGAAATGGATAAGCTGGGAGAGCAATTTCATTCCGTACCAATTGAGCTGACAGAGCTTGCGGATTATGCGGGTGATCGAATCGTAGTCATCGTGTTTCCAGATGAGAAGGGCTCGACGCTCCATGCACAGAGAACCTTCGAATCACCGTATTGGCTGGACCTTCCCGCAGTGAAGCAGAGGAAAGTACATATGCTCGGCAAGGACGAATGGGTGCCGTACAATCCGATTTCCATTCAGCTGCAGCTTGGACGTGCCGTAGCCCTATTTACGGGCAGCGAATAA
- a CDS encoding NHLP family bacteriocin export ABC transporter peptidase/permease/ATPase subunit produces MASKRVKTPTVLQMEAVECGAASLAIVLGYYKSFIPLEELRIACGVSRDGSKASNVLKAARQYGMEAKGYRKNPEDLKTMEWPLIIHWNFNHFLVLEGIHNDRVFLNDPVTGPREITFEEFDQSFTGVAIAIKPSPTYVRQGKAPSVLSSLSSRIKGSEKALIFAILAGLFLVLPGLVIPVFSKVFIDQVLLGNLENWLFPLLIGMGLTALLRAFLTWLQRYYLLRLEMKLALSSSSRFFWHVLRLPIEFFSQRFSGDIAARVAINDRVAQLLSGQLAVAALNCVMIVFYLLLMLQYSIALTGIAVGASLLNLVFMRFITRKRNDQNLRLLQEAGKMQGVSMNGLQVIETLKSNSSEADFFVKWSGYQAKLLNSTQQFGVSNQFLMAVPALLTSLSAVAILFLGGFQVMDGALTIGSLVAFQSLAASFSQPVNEMVALAGSIQEAGGSMKRLDDVLQYPIDRQMQQNPEQASESEGTAKLSGQIEINNLTYGYSKLEGPLIDRFNLSIQPGMKVALVGGSGSGKSTIAKLIAGIYEPWDGDIRFDGLKRDEISRNRMGNSLAVVDQDIVLLEGTIKENITFWDSTIPETDVVRAAKDAVIHDHIAERSGGYEHMISENGGNFSGGQRQRLEIARALAGNPSIVILDEATSALDPATEKKVDDSLRRRGLTCITVAHRLSTIRDADEIVVLERGKIIERGTHTSLMERNGYYTRLIQNQ; encoded by the coding sequence GTGGCCTCAAAAAGAGTAAAGACGCCAACCGTATTGCAAATGGAGGCCGTAGAATGCGGAGCGGCATCACTTGCTATCGTGCTCGGCTATTATAAAAGCTTCATTCCGCTTGAGGAGCTGCGGATTGCCTGCGGTGTCTCCCGGGATGGAAGCAAGGCCAGCAATGTGCTCAAGGCAGCACGCCAATACGGCATGGAAGCGAAAGGTTATCGCAAAAATCCGGAAGATCTAAAAACGATGGAATGGCCGCTGATCATCCATTGGAATTTCAATCATTTCCTTGTGCTGGAGGGCATCCATAACGATCGTGTTTTTTTGAATGATCCGGTCACGGGTCCCCGTGAAATCACATTCGAGGAGTTTGACCAATCCTTTACCGGCGTTGCCATTGCGATTAAGCCATCCCCTACGTATGTTCGTCAAGGGAAAGCGCCAAGTGTGCTTAGCTCGCTGTCCAGTCGCATTAAAGGGTCGGAAAAAGCGCTCATCTTCGCCATTCTGGCTGGATTGTTTCTCGTGCTGCCGGGATTGGTTATTCCGGTGTTCAGTAAAGTGTTTATCGATCAGGTGCTGCTGGGCAACTTGGAAAATTGGCTGTTTCCGCTGCTTATCGGAATGGGGCTGACCGCTTTGCTTCGGGCGTTTCTGACGTGGCTGCAGCGTTATTACTTGCTCAGGCTGGAAATGAAGCTTGCTCTAAGCTCATCCAGCCGTTTTTTCTGGCATGTGCTGCGGCTGCCGATAGAGTTTTTCTCCCAGCGGTTTAGCGGAGATATTGCCGCAAGGGTCGCCATTAACGACCGTGTCGCCCAATTGCTTTCCGGGCAGCTTGCTGTAGCAGCGCTCAACTGCGTCATGATCGTGTTTTATTTGCTGCTGATGCTGCAATACAGCATAGCGTTGACGGGCATCGCGGTTGGGGCCTCGCTGCTCAATCTTGTATTCATGCGGTTTATTACGCGCAAACGCAACGATCAAAATTTGCGTCTGCTGCAGGAGGCCGGCAAGATGCAGGGCGTGTCCATGAATGGGCTTCAAGTGATTGAGACGTTGAAATCGAACAGCTCCGAGGCGGATTTTTTTGTCAAATGGTCGGGCTATCAGGCGAAGCTGCTCAATTCTACCCAGCAATTCGGCGTATCGAACCAGTTTCTAATGGCCGTTCCCGCTTTGCTGACGAGTTTGAGCGCCGTTGCGATTTTATTTCTCGGCGGTTTTCAGGTTATGGATGGAGCGCTGACCATCGGCTCGCTGGTCGCCTTCCAAAGCCTTGCCGCAAGCTTCAGCCAGCCGGTCAACGAGATGGTTGCACTGGCCGGCTCTATTCAGGAAGCGGGAGGAAGCATGAAGCGGCTGGACGATGTGCTGCAATATCCGATTGATAGACAAATGCAGCAAAACCCAGAGCAGGCATCCGAATCAGAGGGCACGGCGAAGCTTTCGGGGCAAATTGAAATTAACAATTTGACGTATGGCTACAGCAAGCTGGAAGGCCCGCTGATTGACCGTTTTAATTTATCCATTCAGCCGGGCATGAAGGTCGCTCTCGTCGGAGGCTCCGGCAGTGGAAAATCGACGATTGCGAAGCTGATTGCCGGCATTTACGAGCCATGGGATGGTGATATCCGCTTCGACGGCTTGAAGCGCGATGAAATTTCCCGCAATCGGATGGGCAATTCGCTTGCCGTTGTCGATCAGGACATTGTGCTGCTGGAAGGAACGATCAAAGAAAATATTACATTTTGGGATTCTACGATACCAGAGACCGATGTTGTCAGGGCTGCGAAGGATGCGGTGATCCATGATCATATTGCGGAGCGCAGCGGCGGCTATGAGCATATGATTTCGGAAAATGGCGGCAATTTCAGCGGGGGTCAGCGCCAGCGTCTGGAAATTGCACGGGCGCTGGCTGGCAATCCATCGATTGTTATTTTGGATGAGGCGACAAGCGCGCTGGACCCGGCAACGGAGAAAAAGGTAGATGATAGTCTAAGACGCCGAGGCTTGACCTGTATTACGGTAGCCCACCGACTTAGCACCATTCGGGATGCGGATGAAATCGTTGTGCTGGAGCGTGGGAAAATCATTGAACGGGGCACGCATACTTCTCTCATGGAACGAAATGGCTATTATACCCGTCTCATTCAAAATCAGTAG
- a CDS encoding response regulator transcription factor codes for MSSKNTILIVDDDQEINELLTMSLKREGFHTLSAYNGVDALKAAQEHAPDLVLLDVLLPGMDGFQICSEIRKTSNVPILFVSCKDEDIDKVLGLGLGGDDFISKPFSPIELIARVKAHIRRSNLLHKHEEVTDKTLKFDQLLIDPATHLVLVDNKPVSLSAKEFKLLFHLAKNPNRVYKNEQLFSLLWDDVHMGDTHTVMVHIYNLRKKLEKNPAKPHYIRTIRGVGYKFNDKPAEFID; via the coding sequence ATGTCTTCTAAAAATACGATTTTAATAGTGGATGATGACCAAGAAATCAATGAATTGCTGACTATGTCTCTGAAAAGGGAAGGGTTTCATACGCTGTCGGCCTACAATGGCGTCGATGCACTTAAAGCGGCGCAGGAGCATGCTCCTGATCTGGTGCTGCTGGATGTGCTGCTGCCGGGCATGGACGGTTTTCAAATTTGCAGCGAAATTCGCAAAACGAGCAATGTGCCAATTTTGTTCGTCAGCTGCAAGGACGAGGATATTGATAAAGTGCTGGGGCTTGGCCTTGGAGGGGATGACTTCATTTCGAAGCCGTTTAGTCCGATTGAGCTGATTGCCAGAGTGAAGGCGCATATCCGAAGAAGCAATTTGCTGCATAAACACGAAGAGGTAACCGATAAAACGTTAAAATTTGATCAATTGCTTATTGATCCCGCCACCCACCTTGTGCTTGTGGACAACAAACCCGTTTCCCTATCGGCCAAGGAGTTCAAGCTGCTGTTTCATCTCGCTAAAAATCCAAACCGGGTATACAAAAACGAGCAGCTTTTTTCGCTGCTTTGGGATGATGTCCATATGGGAGATACCCATACGGTCATGGTACATATTTATAATTTGCGAAAAAAATTGGAGAAGAATCCGGCAAAGCCGCATTATATCCGCACGATCCGCGGCGTCGGCTATAAATTTAATGACAAGCCTGCCGAATTCATAGACTAA
- a CDS encoding ABC transporter substrate-binding protein, with product MNVIGGIRRKGLLWKIALLGIALTISGCASASGPEQARERALSSSSGEVVIGAVWPFEQQNDQFHEGLQLALEQINQKGVLGGKKIQLMEMDDEASTTKGMAIAQQFADNPAVSAVIGHRGSSVTVPASRIYAHAGIVLLTPASTSPKLTDVNSSYIFRNIPNDNQLGQALAMYAGGTKHRNIAIYYTDDEYGRGLANAFEDQASQSGLRVIDRLSGYKDTADIMRIVDKWKTLDSDLIMVATRASEGIAFVKAIRAAGMTIPVIGGDALDSAEFAQAGEAVEGTIVASVYHELGASEVNQSFRQQYIDKYGKEPGKWAAQAYDSLRLLADGIEKAGSRSPQAIASALSELKNWEGVTGQHSFDAQGDVQGMSIVMKKLEAGTFKRLDEVLIPNPL from the coding sequence GTGAATGTTATTGGGGGAATACGCCGGAAGGGGCTGCTATGGAAAATCGCACTGCTCGGAATCGCGCTGACGATAAGCGGATGCGCTTCGGCCTCGGGACCCGAGCAGGCTCGGGAACGGGCGCTTAGCAGCTCATCTGGCGAGGTGGTCATTGGAGCGGTATGGCCATTTGAGCAGCAGAACGATCAATTCCATGAAGGTCTTCAATTGGCGCTTGAGCAAATCAATCAGAAAGGCGTTCTGGGCGGGAAGAAAATCCAGCTGATGGAAATGGATGATGAAGCCTCTACGACCAAAGGCATGGCGATAGCACAGCAATTTGCCGATAATCCTGCTGTCAGTGCAGTCATCGGCCATCGTGGTTCTTCCGTCACGGTACCGGCATCACGCATTTATGCGCATGCGGGCATTGTGCTGCTGACGCCGGCATCGACATCACCGAAGCTGACTGATGTGAACAGCTCTTATATTTTCCGCAATATTCCTAATGATAATCAGCTTGGACAGGCGCTTGCCATGTATGCAGGAGGAACGAAGCACCGGAATATAGCGATTTATTATACGGATGACGAGTACGGAAGAGGACTGGCGAATGCGTTTGAAGATCAGGCATCCCAGTCGGGACTTCGCGTCATTGATCGTCTATCAGGCTATAAGGATACGGCTGATATTATGCGTATTGTTGATAAATGGAAAACGCTAGATAGCGATCTTATCATGGTAGCCACGAGGGCAAGCGAAGGAATCGCCTTCGTAAAAGCCATTCGCGCCGCTGGCATGACGATTCCCGTTATTGGCGGAGATGCTCTGGATTCAGCGGAATTTGCTCAAGCGGGCGAAGCGGTAGAAGGAACGATAGTCGCTTCGGTTTACCATGAGCTTGGAGCTTCCGAGGTTAATCAAAGCTTCCGGCAGCAGTATATCGACAAATATGGGAAGGAGCCGGGCAAATGGGCTGCGCAGGCTTACGATTCGCTGAGGCTGCTCGCTGACGGCATCGAGAAAGCAGGCTCCCGCAGTCCGCAAGCAATAGCTTCCGCATTGTCCGAGCTGAAGAACTGGGAAGGGGTTACGGGCCAGCATTCTTTCGATGCTCAGGGCGACGTCCAGGGAATGAGCATTGTCATGAAAAAGCTGGAGGCAGGAACCTTCAAGCGTCTGGATGAGGTGCTTATTCCGAATCCGTTGTAA
- a CDS encoding 4Fe-4S single cluster domain-containing protein: MVLRVHRFLPSTAVEGPGIRSCLQVQGCPIHCPGCAVPFTWPEDGGMTMEVEQLAEQILNGPEVEGITFLGGEPFEQAGDLARLARILRASGLSVMTFTGYLVENLRSAGRADWLELLAVTDLLIDGPFVRERLDTSRPWVGSANQRYHFLTDRYSDLKEKLTDIPNRLEVRITPDGRVMINGLAELKDLRALLDL; encoded by the coding sequence ATGGTGCTGCGCGTGCATCGTTTTCTTCCCTCGACCGCTGTTGAAGGGCCCGGCATTCGTTCCTGCCTTCAAGTGCAAGGTTGCCCGATTCATTGCCCTGGCTGCGCCGTACCGTTCACATGGCCGGAAGACGGCGGTATGACGATGGAGGTTGAACAGCTGGCGGAGCAAATTTTAAATGGACCCGAAGTCGAGGGAATTACTTTTCTGGGTGGAGAGCCGTTCGAGCAGGCGGGCGATTTAGCGCGGCTTGCCCGTATTTTGCGGGCTTCCGGCTTGTCGGTGATGACGTTTACTGGTTATTTAGTGGAAAACTTACGGAGTGCAGGCAGGGCGGATTGGCTGGAGCTGCTTGCCGTTACCGACTTGCTCATTGACGGACCTTTCGTGCGGGAGCGTCTCGATACGAGCAGGCCGTGGGTTGGCTCGGCCAATCAACGCTACCATTTTCTCACTGATCGCTACAGCGACCTCAAAGAAAAATTAACGGACATTCCAAACCGTCTGGAAGTACGCATTACACCGGATGGCAGAGTGATGATTAACGGCTTGGCCGAGCTGAAGGATTTAAGGGCTTTATTGGATTTGTGA
- a CDS encoding helix-hairpin-helix domain-containing protein, whose protein sequence is MEVISIEDLIDICAEYSGPYYYVTEMIPPKKLRNARVYFRIPANETVIALADTTIFGSCKTGFAIGVSGVYWKNEWLVKSSQSSLSWEELIHSDIKRISTDELEFRKGVSLGIYGVAINLLAPLLQQLQSYFSDEYEDENGNENEVESYSLPGNDVNHSTHFDQEEVWMVAVANQQYGPYSALELKNIIEEKQLRLSETFVWKQGMEQWVPVLKHKELVHLFVPARIAPMTKTLTQARALDVDKEVAQALDTGSLLNGNDASECIDINRASMEQLLNLPAIGVVGAKRIIQERERNGGFENVEQLGQLLDLKPHHVEHIRPMVLFRPLQQHTSTGAGRIVDY, encoded by the coding sequence ATGGAGGTAATTAGCATTGAAGATTTGATCGATATTTGTGCAGAATACTCAGGGCCGTACTATTATGTAACGGAAATGATCCCTCCAAAAAAATTGAGAAATGCCCGAGTATATTTTCGGATTCCGGCTAATGAGACTGTGATTGCGCTTGCGGATACGACTATTTTTGGAAGCTGTAAAACAGGCTTTGCTATCGGAGTTAGTGGGGTATACTGGAAAAATGAGTGGCTCGTAAAATCTAGTCAATCGAGTTTAAGCTGGGAAGAGCTTATTCATAGCGATATTAAAAGAATAAGCACGGATGAATTGGAATTTCGCAAGGGAGTTAGTCTAGGTATATATGGCGTTGCAATAAATCTTCTTGCTCCTCTTTTGCAACAATTACAATCGTACTTTAGTGATGAATACGAAGATGAGAACGGGAACGAAAACGAGGTCGAGTCTTATTCCTTGCCAGGTAACGACGTGAATCACTCAACACACTTTGATCAAGAGGAGGTGTGGATGGTTGCTGTCGCTAATCAGCAGTACGGACCCTATAGCGCTCTCGAACTGAAAAATATAATAGAAGAAAAGCAGCTGCGGCTGTCTGAAACGTTTGTATGGAAGCAAGGGATGGAGCAGTGGGTGCCCGTATTGAAACATAAGGAGCTAGTTCATCTATTCGTCCCTGCTCGGATTGCTCCAATGACAAAAACGTTAACTCAAGCTCGAGCTTTGGATGTAGACAAAGAAGTAGCACAGGCGCTGGATACAGGTTCATTGTTAAATGGAAACGATGCCTCAGAATGTATCGATATCAATAGAGCGTCGATGGAGCAACTGCTTAATCTTCCAGCCATTGGCGTTGTAGGTGCGAAACGTATTATACAGGAACGAGAACGGAATGGCGGCTTTGAGAATGTAGAGCAATTAGGCCAACTGCTTGATTTAAAACCGCATCATGTTGAACATATACGTCCAATGGTCCTATTTCGCCCTTTGCAGCAACATACAAGCACAGGTGCGGGACGAATCGTGGATTATTAA
- a CDS encoding NHLP bacteriocin system secretion protein: MNNHVFRKVAVERLSSPEQLDNLVRVTSPRGWLMLTGVGLLIVAALYWGIFGTMTVKADGPGVLIRPGGLKTVHASAAGAISDIRVVENDTVTQGEVIGRMEQPELLEQIKQTKLAITNLEGAAAEDRAGRVAELKSLKQQLEQQQLGYEYSTRVISQYTGKVKEVLVKTGNYIGDGSDIIRLETYGVQTDELIAVLYVPVSQGRQLLPGMEVRVSPGSINREEFGSLIGQVVSVSEFPVTVQGMMSTLGNEGLVQQMASQGVSLEIRVNLSPNSEMASGYSWTTEQGPPVRLNSGMMVDGSITVSSQRPIATVIPYFK; this comes from the coding sequence ATGAATAATCATGTTTTTCGTAAAGTGGCGGTTGAGCGGCTGTCTTCTCCGGAGCAGCTCGACAATTTGGTTAGGGTAACCTCGCCTCGCGGCTGGCTTATGCTCACGGGTGTAGGCTTGCTCATTGTCGCCGCCTTGTATTGGGGGATCTTCGGCACGATGACCGTCAAAGCGGATGGACCGGGTGTACTCATTCGCCCAGGCGGACTGAAGACGGTTCATGCCTCCGCAGCAGGAGCGATATCCGATATTCGCGTTGTCGAAAATGATACGGTGACGCAGGGTGAGGTCATTGGCCGGATGGAGCAGCCTGAGCTGCTGGAGCAGATCAAGCAGACTAAGCTCGCCATAACGAACCTTGAAGGAGCGGCGGCTGAAGACAGGGCGGGCCGCGTAGCGGAGCTTAAAAGCCTGAAGCAGCAGCTCGAGCAGCAGCAGCTTGGCTATGAATACAGTACAAGAGTGATAAGCCAGTACACGGGCAAAGTGAAAGAGGTTTTGGTGAAAACTGGCAATTACATTGGGGATGGCTCCGATATTATCCGGCTGGAAACGTATGGCGTGCAGACGGATGAATTGATTGCTGTGCTGTATGTGCCGGTCAGTCAGGGCAGGCAGCTGCTTCCGGGCATGGAGGTACGCGTTTCGCCAGGCTCCATTAACCGCGAAGAGTTTGGCTCGCTGATTGGCCAGGTCGTCTCGGTATCCGAGTTTCCAGTAACGGTGCAAGGAATGATGTCTACGCTTGGTAATGAAGGTCTTGTACAGCAAATGGCATCGCAGGGCGTATCGCTGGAAATTCGCGTCAATCTCTCCCCTAACTCCGAGATGGCAAGTGGCTACAGTTGGACGACGGAGCAAGGTCCGCCCGTTCGGCTCAACAGCGGCATGATGGTCGATGGTTCCATCACTGTCAGCTCGCAGCGCCCGATCGCAACCGTTATTCCATATTTTAAATAA